A genome region from Cryptococcus neoformans var. neoformans B-3501A chromosome 8, whole genome shotgun sequence includes the following:
- a CDS encoding hypothetical protein (Match to ESTs gb|CF194223.1|CF194223, gb|CF192994.1|CF192994, gb|CF186949.1|CF186949; HMMPfam hit to Sod_Fe_C, Iron/manganese superoxide dismutases, C-terminal domain, score: 179.9, E(): 5.1e-51; HMMPfam hit to Sod_Fe_N, Iron/manganese superoxide dismutases, alpha-hairpin domain, score: 179.3, E(): 7.7e-51) has translation MITAITRTALPRATLRTSLATMSTIRAKHTLPPLPYAYDALEPSISAEIMNLHHTKHHQTYVNGLNAAEESLQKASAAGDFKAAIALQPALKFNGGGHINHSLFWKNLAPTGSAQVKVPTSGVFYDQVQADFGGFENLKKEMNAKTAAIQGSGWGWLGYNKATKKLEIVTTPNQDPLLSHVPIIGIDIWEHAFYLQYKNVKPDYLNAIWNVINYEEAESRLKAAQ, from the exons ATGATCACTGCTATCACTCGAACCGCTCTTCCGCGAGCTACTCTCCGCACTTCTCTTGCGACCATGTCCACCATTAGAGCCAAGCAcaccctccctcctctcccttaCGCCTATGAT GCATTGGAGCCTTCCATCTCAGCTGAGATTATGAATCTCCACCACACCAAGCACCACCAGACTTACGTCAACGGTCTCAACGCCGCTGAGGAGTCTCTCCAGAAGGCCTCTGCTGCTGGCGACTTCAAGGCTGCTATTGCCCTTCAGCCTGCCCTCAAGTTCAACGGTGGTGGTCACAT TAACCACTCT CTCTTCTGGAAGAACCTTGCTCCCACCGGCTCTGCTCAAGTCAAGGTTCCCACCTCTGGTGTCTTCTACGACCAGGTCCAGGCTGACTTTGGCGGCTTCGAGAAcctcaagaaggagatgaatgCCAAGACTGCTGCCATCCAAGGCTCTGGCTGGGGCTGGCTTGGCTATAACAAGGCCACCAAGAAGCTCGAGATTGTCACTACTCCCAACCAGGACCCACTCTTGT CTCACGTTCCCATCATCGGCATTGACATCTGGGAGCACGC TTTCTATCTCCAGTACAAGAACGTCAAGCCCGACTATCTCAATGCCATCTGGAATGTTATCAACTACGAGGAGGCCGAAAGTCGTCTCAAGGCTGCTCAGTAA